Proteins from one Alphaproteobacteria bacterium genomic window:
- a CDS encoding potassium-transporting ATPase subunit C has product MKKQIQVSILFTAISTIALGIIYPTLLAGIQLLIPIKSSPSLLIHPIQRADLFQGRPSSSGGSYSGASNLSFTSQKLAQEVNERLKTLTEEAPGVSVPHDLLFASASGYDPYISVHAALFQIPRIAKARNWEKSILEKLVKKHTQSEKWGFIGNEKVNVVELNKDTEDVRP; this is encoded by the coding sequence ATGAAAAAACAAATCCAAGTCAGCATTCTTTTTACAGCGATCTCCACTATAGCTTTAGGGATTATTTACCCAACATTATTGGCAGGCATTCAACTTTTGATTCCCATCAAATCCTCACCCTCACTTCTTATACATCCCATCCAACGTGCAGACCTATTTCAGGGTCGTCCCTCTTCAAGTGGTGGCTCCTATTCGGGTGCGTCTAATCTATCTTTTACAAGTCAAAAACTGGCTCAAGAAGTTAACGAGCGCCTAAAAACCCTCACAGAGGAAGCCCCAGGAGTTTCTGTCCCGCACGATTTACTTTTTGCTTCGGCCAGTGGTTATGACCCCTATATATCAGTACATGCTGCTTTGTTCCAAATTCCCCGCATTGCTAAAGCACGAAATTGGGAAAAAAGTATTTTGGAAAAACTCGTTAAAAAGCACACGCAGTCCGAGAAATGGGGTTTTATTGGAAATGAGAAAGTTAATGTTGTTGAATTAAACAAAGATACAGAAGACGTTAGACCGTAA